In one window of Tripterygium wilfordii isolate XIE 37 chromosome 1, ASM1340144v1, whole genome shotgun sequence DNA:
- the LOC120001693 gene encoding homeobox-leucine zipper protein ATHB-40-like → MTSTMNHQKLDHDHMVLISQLFPGVYTPMIPQQGQFTGEGKPRRRRKKKNRGGENGSTEAKKRKLSAEQVDQLEQNFGNEHKLESERKDKLALELGLDPRQVAVWFQNRRARWKNKKLEEEYGKLKAAHDGVVVEKCRLESEVLKLKEQLSEAERTIQRLSERAEGVSSSHSPSSSLTMEAMDPLFLGQFGLVEAGDDVFYLPENNYIPGMEWMICNYF, encoded by the exons ATGACAAGCACGATGAACCATCAAAAGCTTGATCATGATCATATGGTACTCATCTCCCAACTATTTCCGGGTGTTTACACACCAATGATTCCACAACAAGGTCAGTTTACCGGTGAAGGGAAGCCAAGGCGgcggaggaagaagaagaacagagGAGGAGAGAATGGGAGTACTGAGGCAAAGAAGAGGAAGCTTAGTGCGGAGCAAGTTGATCAACTTGAACAGAACTTTGGGAATGAACACAAGTTGGAGTCTGAGAGAAAGGACAAGCTTGCTTTGGAGCTCGGGCTCGACCCTCGCCAGGTCGCGGTCTGGTTCCAGAACCGACGCGCCCGGTGGAAGAACAAGAAGCTTGAGGAGGAGTACGGCAAGTTGAAGGCTGCACATGATGGTGTGGTGGTCGAGAAATGTCGCCTTGAATCTGAG GTATTGAAACTGAAAGAACAACTCTCTGAAGCAGAGAGGACGATCCAGCGCCTCTCAGAACGCGCCGAAGGGGTTTCCAGCAGTCATAGTCCAAGTTCATCACTGACAATGGAAGCCATGGATCCATTATTTCTTGGACAGTTTGGATTAGTTGAAGCAGGCGATGATGTCTTCTATTTACCAGAAAACAATTACATTCCAGGAATGGAATGGATGATATGTAACTATTTTTAA